The following nucleotide sequence is from Triticum dicoccoides isolate Atlit2015 ecotype Zavitan chromosome 7B, WEW_v2.0, whole genome shotgun sequence.
GATCATTAGCTGACAAATCAAAGGTGTAATCAAAGAACTATCCAGTCTAAACATGGATAAAAATGAGTTTAAAAGTCACGCATCAGTAACCATGACCTCCAACAGCGACTATCAACTTGGAGGTCATAGACAAGTTGTTTCCATGACAAAAACGAAGTCACTCAGCCAGATCATGTATCTCCGTGAAACACGCCATCAAGACGTACGCGGACACTAACTTGACGAATGGGCAGGTAATGAAGTGTTGTTTCCATCAAAAAAAAACTTGAAAATACAAGCCCCGAGGCAAAATAAAAGAGCAGAAACAAATAAACCTCACCAACTTTTCGTCTAGGAGCATATGTATGCATACATTCAGACTGCCCGATGCATATATGGCAGGACCTGTTAGCAGCCAATCTATATCttggttgctttggagcatacacGTGGAATGGCTCTGAGttgtagggcatattttcttcctaATACAGCGATCCCAAAGCTTTCAGACATGTCAAGTGACTCTGGAGTCTTCCCACCAGGAAGTATCCAGTCGAAATGGTAGAGAAGGTTTGCTAATGTGATTTCCATGGTTGATGTAGCGAATGAAATCCCGGGGCACTGTCTCCGTCCTGCCCCAAAGGGGGTGAACTCAAAGGATGTCCCGTTGTAATCAATTTTGTTGTTCTCAAACCTCTCAGGTATAAACTCTTCAGGATTTTTCCAATACTTTTGATCCCTACAAACTGCAAAAATATTAACAAGTACGCTGTTTCCTTTAATCACATCATAGCCCATAATTGTACAATCCTCTCTCGCTGCGCGATGTACCAGAGGAGTGGGTGGATGCAACCTAAGAGCCTCCTTAATGACCATCCGCATGTATTGGAGCTCGCCAAGATCGCTGTTAGTAATGATAGCTCGATCTTGACCTAGCACATCTCGGATCTCTAGCTGTGCTTTGGCCATGGCTTCAGGATGACAAACGAGCTCCGACATAGCCCACTCCAAAATTGTTCCCGAGGTTTCGGTGCCACCTCCAAACATGTCCTGAAAACGGTGGTTGTGGTACGTAATTAGAGATCAATGTTTTAAATAGCAGAGAATGAAAAATAGCGGCGGACCTCCAAATCAACTATAGCGGAactatagcgggctatttgtgaAGGCGACCACTTAGCGGTACCCTGCTGAAAAGGCTATAGCCGACTATAGCGGAGAGCTATAGCcagctatttaaaactatgattaTTATATGTTTATTTAGTAGTAGCAAGCAGGGAAAATTATTGAAACATATTTTGTTCACTTATGCCCATCATTATAAGAATCTACAACTTGCCGCCTGGTTTCAGTTTCTTCCGGTTAGCATGACACATGGATCGTTCATGATACACGATAAAATTTTATAATATTAACTATGAAAAAGAACACTTACAAACAAGACGCCGCGGATTATCTCTGTGGTTAGAGGGAATTCCATCGTGTCCTCCTTCTGCAGCCTGAGTAGTACGTCCAGTAAGTCCTCATCGCTGCCTCCATGGACAGCAGCTCGCACCGCCTGGCGCTCCTCGATAATATCGGTGATGATTTGGTGGATTCGGCCGCAGCTCCTCCTCATCCGGGGCTCGCCACTGCTGAGCCACCGCACCAGCCGCCACGACGGGAACAAGTCAACAAGATAGAAGCCGCCCAGCACCTCGATCGCCTTGCCCAATTCGTGGAGGTACTCCTGCTGCTGCCGCTGTGTGAACTTGCCTCCATAGACCGCCCGCGACACGACATGGTTTGTGAGCTTGGTAACCATGTCGCTAAGATTGATGGTGGCGCTGGTCGAGGCGGCAGTGGTGATGCAATGGAGGAGGTTGCCGACCTCCTCGGCCCGAATCACCTCCATGCGCTTCACTTGTTGGGACTGGGAGCTGAGGAGCGCCACGTTGCAGAGCTTGCGGACGTGGCGCAAGTGATCGCCATAGGGAGCGAAGAGGATGCCCTTTCCACCGCAACCGAAGATCTCCTGCGTGGGGCTGCATGGCCGGTTCGCGAAGGCGAGGTCGTTGGTCTTCatcaccagcgccgccgcctcggcgTCGGAGACCACCACGGTGCACACCTCGCCCAGCCGTAGGAGCATCAGCGGCCCATGCCGACGAGACAGCTCCATTATGGTGCGGTGGGGGAGGAGGCCAACGAGGTGGTGGAGGCTACCGATGATGGGCAGGGACCATGGCCCAGGAGGCAACCTCTTCTTGGGCGTACTCCTTTTGCAAAACCAGAGGGCCAGTAGCGTGGACGAGGCTATGAGACACAAGCTGAACCACAGTTGATCCATGGCAGGAGGCAGCTTATTCGTCTGTCTGTGATGGTGTATACCGTGTCAGCTCCCTGCTTGTGCATATATAGTTAGTTAACGGGCTTCTTGATACACACTGGACGCGCATAGTGAATCATGCTGATTTTTGTTCAGGGATCTAATCCTGCTGATTTTGTTTGAGGGATCTAATCATGCTGAATTGATAGGCTACTTAAAGCCACGTATAAACAATGAAGTTGAGTATTGTCCAAATGGGTGGCGTTGAAGAGCCAATCACGCGGAGAATGAAAGACTACAACTAGTCATGTTTAATTGAAAATGGCtgagaaagaaaaataaataagagTTAGGGTGAattaagggggtgtttggttccagggacttttttgtgttgggactaaaaaaagtccctagCAAACAAAACAGGGAGGACTTTTTTGAGAttttttgctaaaagtccttagaagcaccttTTTAAGAGTCTTTTCCAAAAAGtcctagggactagaaaaagtcctaggactagagaaccaaacaccacctaatACTCTAAATACAAGCCCACTTACCACGTTATGTGATACTTGTTTAGGCCATTATTTATACACTTTTGCTTCGGTACACCCCTAAACACGACGGCTGACATCGCCCGATACCTCATCATAACCATGATTGTCTTATTTTAAGAAGTCGCCGCCTGCCCGCCCACACCGGGATGCGCTGTACGTATGTATACGGCGGTGTTTTTTTGGACGCCGAGGTGTGACTCGCGCCATGGTACGATGTCAACGCACCAATCACGCGGTTGTTTTCGTTCGGGCCGCGCGTTGCTTCCCGTCGACTGCCGCGCACCACTTCCCATCGACTGCCGCACGCCGCTTCCCCTTGACTGCCGCACCATGCGGACTCTTCGCGTCGCCTGCACGCGGGCCGGCTGACTGCTGTGGGCAGCCGACAGCCGTGCCACCTGGCCTGCCAGCTGTCGGCCGTTGCCGCCGCACCCTCGGCTGTCGTGCTCCCGCTTCCTCCCTACCTTCCACGCACTGCCTCGGCTGCCTCGTGTCGCCCCGTCCCGTCCAATGCCCTTGCATTAAAGCTGCTGGCGCCCGCCGCCCCCGTCCCGTCGCCTGCCGCCGCATTAACACGGCTAGCGCCCACGCCCGCCTGTAAATTGGGCGCTCGGCTGCCTCCAGCCGCACCCACCACCGGCGCCATCTACACTTCTCCCGCCTCCTCCCCCACAGCCCTTCTCTCCCCGTCGACCGCACCGCAGCAGCTATGTCGAGCAGCGATTCCGACCACGGTGAGGCACAGGTGGGACCCTAGCCGTCGAGCCTGATGCGGGGCTAGACGGAGGATCTCGCCCGGTTTGGCCTCTACGTTCCACCGGTAGCGAAGGTGTCGCAGCCGTGGCGGATCTCCTTCGACGGCTTGGCCATGCAAGGCCCGCCGGCGACCGAAGAGGTGCTGCGCACTCAACCCGGCAGCCGGTCGAACATCAAAAACTGTCGGTGGTTTTGGAGGGGCAAAAACTTCGCCGACGTGATCACGGCGCCGTTCAAGCGGGCCGCGAGAGGGCACAACCCCTTACCCTGCCCCTCCCGCACCTGCGGCCGCGCCCACACCCCGTCCCCGCTCTCGCTCCCTGCTCCGGTGGATGTTTCAATCCAGCCGGAGCAGGCGGCACTGCAGCAGGACAGCAACCCGGAGAACAAGCCAGGCTTGCTGGCGGCACTGGCCAGGTCGGCGGACGAGGCCGCAGAAATGGCTGTGTAGGAGGCTGTGGGGGCAGCGGCTGCTGTTGAGGCCGTGACTGCGGCTGCGGCGGCCACAGAGGATGATGGCGGCCTGCAGTAGGACTTCAGcgacgatgatgacggtgatgCGGT
It contains:
- the LOC119339797 gene encoding cytochrome P450 71AV8-like, which encodes MDQLWFSLCLIASSTLLALWFCKRSTPKKRLPPGPWSLPIIGSLHHLVGLLPHRTIMELSRRHGPLMLLRLGEVCTVVVSDAEAAALVMKTNDLAFANRPCSPTQEIFGCGGKGILFAPYGDHLRHVRKLCNVALLSSQSQQVKRMEVIRAEEVGNLLHCITTAASTSATINLSDMVTKLTNHVVSRAVYGGKFTQRQQQEYLHELGKAIEVLGGFYLVDLFPSWRLVRWLSSGEPRMRRSCGRIHQIITDIIEERQAVRAAVHGGSDEDLLDVLLRLQKEDTMEFPLTTEIIRGVLFDMFGGGTETSGTILEWAMSELVCHPEAMAKAQLEIRDVLGQDRAIITNSDLGELQYMRMVIKEALRLHPPTPLVHRAAREDCTIMGYDVIKGNSVLVNIFAVCRDQKYWKNPEEFIPERFENNKIDYNGTSFEFTPFGAGRRQCPGISFATSTMEITLANLLYHFDWILPGGKTPESLDMSESFGIAVLGRKYALQLRAIPRVCSKATKI